In Quercus robur chromosome 11, dhQueRobu3.1, whole genome shotgun sequence, the sequence GCTTCGAAGTCTTTCATGAAGACTTTTCAAAGTCTTTCTTTCATGAAGACTTTTCAATCTCCTACTTTTATTACAAGAAGTTGTTGCTCGGAATGGTGTGTTTAAACAAACTGGAAGCAGATAATCtgataaacaaagaaaaactcaaaaaggtTGGTTCATCTTCACagatcttctaaaaaaaaaggactgCAAATAGTAATTCTCTCAAGGTGAACCAGAGCCCAGCAAACATCAGTATCTTCTTCACTCATCCCTACCATTGCAATTCTCTCAAGGTCAAGCATCACGCACATTCATCCCCGTGAGCCTCTTTTCAGTTTCTCCTTATCTTctcatcttttcctttttctttgatcttagagtgaaaaatgaaatgaaattcatAACTTTGATTTATGACTATTGTCGCAACTAGTGGAAGTGGTTGACTATAAACAGTAAAAAGAAAGTGGTGagttttcctttaaaaatattgaatcttttaaaatttataacttagaaaatttaattgaatgaaaattaaattaaataactaaaataaattcCGGTCAAATTTAAAAAGTGCAATTTGTATTTTTGATTATTTCCATTAATCTTGTTGTTTATCATTTATTTAACTACGGAAGGAAGTTCCCAAAAAGACATTTTTGGTGGGAAACTCACATAAAGCTTCACGCCTTGGTGTTGGATATGTACGTTGTACAAGTCGTTTACATATCTTTGTAGGCCTAAAAGTTATCGGTACagaaatcaaaaagaaaagacattgGATTCGAACATTGTGAGTTTCAGAAAAGCATGGAAATTGTTATAGTacttttggtggttgtgggaTTCGTCCTCTGTCGCCATCTCATTGACAAATGGTGCCAGAGGCGCGATATTGAAGCTGCCACACAACCACCACCCTCAACCTCCAGTCATCGAAAggaggtatttttttttttctccatgtGTTCACCCATCTCTTATAATTCCAATTTTATGAGACATTCTGAATCTTCTGCTCAAATGTAGATTTCAAAGACTTTCACTTCTTCTACCACTCATCAGTGGGAGTATGATGTCTTCTTGAGCTTTAGAGGTGAAGATACCCGCAATGGTTTTACAGGCCATTTATATAAAGCTCTATGTGACAAAGAAATTAACACCTTCATGGACGATAAACTTCGGAGGGGAGAAcaaatttcaaatgaacttcTCAAAGCCATTAAAAGCTCAATGATTTCGGTTGTTGTGTTGTCTGAAAATTATGCATCTTCTAAATGGTGTTTGGATGAACTTGTTTGGATTCTTGAGTGTAGGAAAAATTTTGGCCAATTAGTTTTACCAGTTTTTTATGGAATAAATCCATCAGAAGTACGTAAACAAGAGGGAAAGTTTGGGgtagaattggctaatcatgaaaaaaatttaaaggataaCATTGATAAGGTGCAGGTTTGGAGGGCAGCTCTAAATGAAGTTAGCAATTTGTCTGGAGATCATTACAATAACGGGTATGTATCCCATCATTAGTCTCATGCTttcgtgggtttttttttttttttaattttaatggtttGTCATAACTACTATATGAAAATGTTCTATTTTGATAATATCTTTAACTGTGGACAGGGCCGGCCTAGGCCTAGGCCACTTAGGTCGTTGCCTAGGCCCCCACTAgaaaaaggcccccaaattttgggacaaaaattgaaaaaaaattttaagattttttttttttttaagatataggaaaaaaaattagttttacatTTTTCCTGTACTTTTAAGAAGTCTCAGAATTAAGTAATGCTATAGATAATACAATTTAAGTTACAAGGGCCTTGCAAATATAAGTCactaattaagaaataattcagatagaaaatactagaaatacaataaattttacttcaaaacctttacaaattgatgtgacaattaatatgatttgtGAAAATCAACAActtattaaatgcatttttgaattactttttgtgattggtgatacaTCTTTATAAGCCTCATATTGTAAAATCTATAAaggtttggcttacctccagtacttttttaactagaatctccttttattttaatgagaaactgtcACATCACCCAccaactaaataaaatgtgaagattaaaacccactaccacttgacattgtgtatttaaaataaaaagagacctctagttaaaaaagtactggaggtaagccaaacccaaTCTATAATATCCTTAATATCATTCATTCAAATActtgtttattgttttcttaaagtgtcactaatcacattcattgctacatcttttgtaaattttttgtattaaaatttgttttagttttagcattttttttcaataacaaaaaaaaaaaaaaaaaaaaaaaaaagcatattacaaaataaaaagaatagattttgttataaaaaaattatgatattaaacactagttaaatattatttaagtaataaCAAAAACGCCTCATTTAAATATATTGTCTTAGGCCTCCAAATTTGTTGGGCCTCCCCTACTATGGAGGTAGTTGCTAGTTAGGctacaaagaaaattttaatcttaCCAATTAAGAGTttcttcatgtatttttttaggaaagttttaagaaaaatctCTTAATCGTTTCAATCAGGTATCATATATGGGTTTCCAATAAGTTTGGTTACTCACCTATGTGGAGTTTTCATGCAACTACTTGATAGAAGAATAAAACtgatttcccataaaaaaagaaaaactattaaattcaaatatagttTGGTTCCGAAGTCTATAAACCATTTACTTTGATTTAAAATGTACCACCTTTTCtacccccacccccccacaaaaaaaaaaggtactacTTACTTGTTAATTGCCCTCACCCCTTATTCATgtagcaaaaggaaaaataaataaaataatgcaaaaaCTATATACCTAGAATTTTGCTTATCTTCATACTTACATTTTCCAGCTAATCCATTTCCTAACATGCTTTTTATGCTATGTGATTGGCAGTTGTCTTGAATCTAAATTTATCCAGGGACTTATCGAACGGATATCAAGTACAACATTAAACCGCACACAATTATTTGTTGCTAAATACCCAATTGGAGTAGATTCTCGTGCaacaaaaatagaagagcttTTAAATATTGAGTTAAATGATATTCGAATGGTGGCGATCCATGGCCCTGGGGGAATAGGTAAGACTACAATTGCAAAAGCTGTATATAACAAAATTGTTGATGGCTTTGAAGGAAGCTCCTTTCTAGAGAATGTTAAAGGGAGGTCTAGGACAAATGATGACATAATACAACTACAAGAGATACTTCTTTCTAAGCTCTTAGGGGATGGAAATTTAAAGGCGGAAAACATATCTAGAGGAATCACTGTGATAATGGAAAGACTTCGCCATAAAAGAGTTCTTTTAGTTCTTGATGATGTAGATGAACAAAAGCAAATAGAAAATTTGCTTGGAAAATGTGATTGGTTTGCTCCAGGAAGTAGAATCCTTATAACCACAAGAGATAAGCATGTGTTAACCACTCTGGAACAAGATACTCTAATCTATGAGGTTGATGAAATGGGCCCATATGAAGCTTGCGAACTTTTTAGTTTGTATGCCTTCCAAACAAATGAACCTAAGGAAGCTTACTTGCAACTTACAAGGCAGATTATCAATTATGCGAATGGCCTTCCTCTAGCTTTAAAAATAATTGGTTCTGATTTGCGTAGAAAAAGTTTAACTCAATGGGAAAGTGCATTGAAGAAGTATAAAAAGGCTCCCAACAtggaaattattaaaatactcaaaataaGTTATGAAGAATTGGACCAAAGTGAAAAGGATATTTTCCTCGATattgcatttttcttcaatgggaaaaagaaagattatgtTGTAAATATATTAGAGGCATGTCATTTATTTCCAAATTATGGTATTCCAAAACTTATTGACAAGTGTTTGATAACTATTGATCGGTGTGGCTATTTATCGATGCATAACTTGCTACAACAAATGGGAGAGGTAATTGTTCAACAAGAATCACCACAAGCGCTTGGAAAACGTACTAGGCTACGGGATTATGCGGATGCTTTTACTGTTCTAACTGGAAATATggtataaattatttttcttctcttctttcccTCTTTTGATCAAGTTAGAAGAAATgaattaatttctttaatttttattaatgttgAAGCAATACAAgcttatcaatattttttttttttgtttaatttttttaattgttatatttttgaaaaattctatTGCATAGTGTTGTTCACTTAATGCTTTGTTCAACTAGGTAACGAATAAAATTCGAGGCATAATGTTGTACCCGCCTAAACCTATAACGTTGGAACTTCATGCTCAAGCTTTCAGAAGGATGAAAAATATCAAGTTTCTTATACTTAATAATGTACATATTGATGGATGTTTGGAATATTTCCCCAACAGTTTAGTGTTGCTGGATTTGTCTAATTGTTCCTTTTCCTTGCCATCCAATGGTTATCCTCAACAGCTTGTCTACTTCAACATGCCATATAGTAATATTAGAATACATGAGCTATTCAATCAggtataatttttagttttcttaattATGATTTATTTCTAATGTTTACTTTAAAGGTTGTTGAAGATAAATGTTGTTTCCTTCTACAGTTTTTgccttttgaaaatttgaaagggATCAATCTCACTGGCTGGGAATCCATCCAGAAACTACCTAAGTTGCGGCTTCCAAATTTAGAGATGTTAGACCTTtctaattgtataaatttagtTGAGATTCATGAGCCTGTTGGATTTCTTGATAAGCTTAAAACTTGGAACCTTACTGGTTGCAAAAAACTTCAAGCTTTTCCTAGAGGACTTAAGTTCAAATCTCTTGAATATCTTTATCTCCAGTCCTGTGAATCCATTCAAGAATTACCTGAGTTGTATGCCCCAAATTTAAAGACATTAGACCTTtcttattgtgaaaatttagtTAAGGTTCATGAACCTATTGGACTTCTTGATAAACTTGAAATTTGGGATCTCGAAAATTGTGGAAAACTTCAGACTCTTCCAAGAAGACTTGCGTTGAAATCTCTTCAAAGTTTTTATCTTAGTGGCTGCACAAGTCTTGAGAACTTCCCTGATATTGATTCAGAAATGAAATGcttaaagtttttatatttgcATGGGAGTGGTAT encodes:
- the LOC126707487 gene encoding disease resistance protein RPV1-like, which codes for MEIVIVLLVVVGFVLCRHLIDKWCQRRDIEAATQPPPSTSSHRKEISKTFTSSTTHQWEYDVFLSFRGEDTRNGFTGHLYKALCDKEINTFMDDKLRRGEQISNELLKAIKSSMISVVVLSENYASSKWCLDELVWILECRKNFGQLVLPVFYGINPSEVRKQEGKFGVELANHEKNLKDNIDKVQVWRAALNEVSNLSGDHYNNGCLESKFIQGLIERISSTTLNRTQLFVAKYPIGVDSRATKIEELLNIELNDIRMVAIHGPGGIGKTTIAKAVYNKIVDGFEGSSFLENVKGRSRTNDDIIQLQEILLSKLLGDGNLKAENISRGITVIMERLRHKRVLLVLDDVDEQKQIENLLGKCDWFAPGSRILITTRDKHVLTTLEQDTLIYEVDEMGPYEACELFSLYAFQTNEPKEAYLQLTRQIINYANGLPLALKIIGSDLRRKSLTQWESALKKYKKAPNMEIIKILKISYEELDQSEKDIFLDIAFFFNGKKKDYVVNILEACHLFPNYGIPKLIDKCLITIDRCGYLSMHNLLQQMGEVIVQQESPQALGKRTRLRDYADAFTVLTGNMV